A single Deinococcus seoulensis DNA region contains:
- a CDS encoding D-glucuronyl C5-epimerase family protein, producing MRYALILGLGLISHAPAATVPSDATLLRDARACAAPDARAGENWPAVVIKPSYKEYVDFGLNKFKTTPPNYWVALQAQYDPFGSYLNYHAKTVFRDSAAMKMDDQGLPTVKYANGTFHYNPVTMAQFVLHQHSRMVKGFKDAEALMIAGTDKLLELQDDQGAFRYDFEYKASAHTFKPGWVSGMAQGQALSALARAYRVTNDTRYLVAGNKALRFGLLRVADGGTLTDMSTLDKSLKRFLFLDEYPAAPSTYTFNGFMFGMLGFYDWSVLRAGQTDGTLAKAYFDCFANTLEHITPYYDIGGFTSYDMGFITAGTKPNPSTDYHGAHIYLLHALYTVTKNPMLEAYREKYRGYITTDPLMFFTR from the coding sequence ATGCGCTACGCTCTGATCCTAGGACTCGGCCTGATCTCACATGCTCCCGCAGCTACCGTCCCCAGCGACGCGACGCTCCTGCGGGACGCCCGCGCGTGCGCCGCCCCGGATGCCCGCGCCGGGGAGAATTGGCCTGCTGTCGTCATCAAACCCAGCTACAAAGAATACGTGGATTTCGGCCTGAATAAGTTCAAGACCACGCCCCCAAATTACTGGGTGGCGCTCCAGGCACAATACGACCCATTCGGTAGCTACCTGAACTACCACGCTAAAACGGTATTCCGGGATTCGGCGGCCATGAAAATGGATGACCAGGGGCTTCCGACAGTGAAATACGCGAACGGGACTTTCCATTACAACCCAGTAACCATGGCGCAATTCGTGCTGCATCAACATTCCCGTATGGTGAAAGGGTTCAAAGACGCCGAGGCATTGATGATTGCCGGAACCGATAAATTGCTGGAATTGCAGGACGATCAAGGCGCGTTCCGTTACGATTTCGAGTACAAAGCCAGCGCCCACACTTTCAAACCCGGTTGGGTGAGCGGCATGGCGCAGGGGCAGGCACTGAGCGCCTTGGCGCGGGCGTATCGGGTCACGAACGATACCCGGTACCTCGTAGCGGGCAACAAGGCCCTGCGATTTGGGTTACTGCGCGTGGCGGATGGCGGCACTCTGACGGACATGAGCACGCTTGACAAGAGCCTGAAGCGATTCCTATTCCTGGATGAATATCCGGCGGCCCCGTCCACCTATACCTTCAACGGGTTCATGTTCGGGATGCTGGGCTTCTACGACTGGAGCGTCCTGCGCGCCGGGCAGACGGACGGGACGCTGGCAAAAGCGTACTTCGACTGCTTCGCGAATACCCTGGAGCACATCACGCCTTACTACGACATTGGCGGCTTCACTAGCTACGACATGGGATTCATCACGGCAGGTACGAAACCCAACCCCAGCACCGATTACCACGGCGCGCACATCTACCTGCTGCACGCTCTGTATACAGTTACTAAAAATCCCATGCTTGAGGCGTACAGGGAGAAATACAGGGGGTACATCACGACCGACCCTTTGATGTTCTTCACAAGATGA
- a CDS encoding collagen-like triple helix repeat-containing protein: MPTKKQTARPATPDEILAGLNARMNTLETSVSAALARLDAFLLNPPASTVPGPPGPAGPQGPQGEPGPAGPQGEAGPPGPAGDTTALMDAAQGRLDRLEDLERQMRVRVHQVADESEARVQRAITQVNLLTRKGSET; encoded by the coding sequence ATGCCCACGAAGAAACAGACCGCCCGGCCCGCCACGCCCGACGAGATCCTCGCCGGACTGAACGCCCGCATGAACACCCTGGAAACCAGCGTCAGCGCCGCCCTCGCCCGCCTCGACGCGTTCCTGCTCAACCCGCCCGCCAGCACCGTGCCCGGCCCGCCCGGACCCGCAGGCCCCCAGGGACCGCAGGGAGAACCCGGCCCGGCAGGACCGCAGGGCGAGGCAGGCCCGCCCGGACCCGCCGGGGACACCACAGCCCTCATGGACGCCGCGCAGGGCCGCCTCGACCGCCTGGAGGACCTCGAACGGCAGATGCGCGTGCGCGTGCACCAGGTCGCCGACGAGAGCGAAGCGCGGGTGCAGCGTGCGATCACGCAGGTGAACCTCCTGACCCGCAAAGGAAGTGAGACATGA